In Mechercharimyces sp. CAU 1602, the genomic window GGTGTGACAGGGTATTCTTATGAGCCGTGGCATCTGCGATATGTGGGAATAGAAGCGGCGACGAAGATTAAAAGTACTAACTCTACACTGGAAGAGTATCTAAAGTAGTGTTGTACAGGGAATCTAAATATTACTATGTTCATAATAAGAAAAGAGCCGCATATTTGCGTAAATATTATTTTGATAAGCAAGAAACCAAGAAGCTGGAGATGTAAGCATTTTTCGATAAAATTATAATGGATAGCTGGTTAGAACCTCGGCACCTGAATGGAAGAAACAGGGGGTCGGGGTTTTTTAGTTTGTAGACCAGTGCGAGCAACAAACGGGTAATCATAGGAGTTTGAAGATGGAAGGGACTAATTGATGAGGATGAAAGGAGATGGAGATCAGAGTGAGTTTGTCCTAGTATAGAGCCAATCCGAATTTGTAATCAAAAATATTTAAAAAAATTTTCGATTTTGTATTTACAATCACCCCAAGGTGTTATATTATTCAGAAAAGATCATAATTTCAGAAACAAAAGAAAGGAGAGGGTAGAAAGATTTTCATAGTCATAACTTCTCTTTAAATGAAAAATGATTTTTGCCGTTTCGAAGAAAGGGAGTGCAGATCGTTTGTAATGCAAGTCTCTTGTAATAATTCCTTTATCGAGATGGAAAATTTTTTAATGAGAAGAGGAGTTAAGGGTGATGCGAACCTTTGTCACTTCATGAGTGGCTTGTTCGCCCATGACAAAGGTTAGCTATGTCCGGAATCTGAATAGTAGACAGGAAGATAATGAGCCACAGTGCTCCTATTTGCCATGGGCAAATGGAGGTTACAAAGGTGGAGTCAGAAGGGTCAACAATAACCTTTTGTGTCTTATTATTCAGAATGAAAAGGGGAGATTGTAATGAAGCGTATGAGAAAAGGTTTCGCCGTGGTGTTGGCGCTGGCGCTAACATGTACAATGTCTTTTGCGCTGGTATTGTCTGCTGAAGCGAAGGATCAATCATCGTTAATGGAAGAGGGTCGTAAGCATATCATTGTGAAGTTTAAAGATAATGTTTCGATCCAGGCAATGGGCAGTATGCACAAAAAAGAAGGATCGAAAATGCTCTCGCGCAATGATCGCTTGAGGTATGATGTCGTCGAAGTTCATGGTCAGTCAGTAGAAGATGCCATTGCGGATTATGAGAAGAGAGCAGACGTGGAGTATGCAGAGCCGCGAATTGTTTATCATACGATGTGGACCCCTGATGATCCATACTACGCCTCTGATCAGTATGGCCCACAAAACATGTCGGCAGAAGGGGCATGGGATATCACTCGCGGAAACAGTGATGTTGTTGTAGCGGTAGTCGACACAGGTGTGCAAGATGATCATCAAGACTTGTCCCAACAAGTGTCGCAAGGTTATGACTTTGTCGACGACGATAGAAATGCTTACGATGAACAAGGGCATGGCACGCATGTGGCAGGTACGATTGCTGCTACCACCAATAATGGGAAAGGCGTTGCGGGTGTAGCCCCCGATGTGAGCATCATGGCAGTACGAGTACTGGATTCTAATGGATCGGGGTATAACGACTGGGTGGCAAGTGGCATCGAATATGCCGCTTCCAATGGAGCCGATGTTATCAACTTAAGCCTCGGCGGTTCTAGATCGTCGCAAGTGGTAAAAGATGCAGTTGAGTTTGCATGGGCACAAGGGGCAGTGGTAATTGCGGCTGCAGGCAATTCCAACACTTCCTCTCCCTCTTACCCTGCTTATTATGAAGAATCCATCGCTGTAGCAGCAGTTGATTCAGGTGATCGTAAAGCATCGTTTTCCAACTACGGGGATTGGGTCGACATCGCTGCACCTGGAGTAGATATCATCTCGACTCAGCTAGGTGGGGGTTACGTTAAGTACAGCGGCACCTCGATGGCAGCTCCGCATACGGCAGGAGCGGCTGCTCTGCTCGCATCCAGTGGTATGAACCATACCGAGATTCGGGCGGCGTTGGAGAACAATGCTGATCACATTCCAGGTACGGGAACTTCCTGGCAGAACGGTCGCGTCAATATCTTGGCGGCGTTAGATGGAGATGGCGATGATGGTGGTGGGGAAGAAGATGATCCATATGAGCCAAACGATAGTTTGGCTGACGCGTATGGTCCGATCAATTCCGATCAGAAATATAAAAGCTACATCTATGATGGTAGCGATGAAGATTACTATAAGCTAAAAACCTCCAGGAGCGGGACGATTACCGTGAAATTGAGATCGCTCCCCGCTGACTATGACCTCTACCTCTACGATGCAGATGGCAATATGCTAGATCGTTCGTGGAATGGGGGTACGTCCAGAGAGACGATCTCGTACAATGGTGGTGCAGGTACCTACTATGTCAAAGTAGTAGGCTGGAATGGGGCATCCAGTAAAACGGATACGTATCGCCTCAAAGCTATCTTTAATCAATAGGTTTGGGTTGATTTATAGGTCACCCCGAGCTCGTTTGTTGGCAATGGAAAAGAGCTGAAAAGCTGCGGGACGATACTACGTATAGACAAAGGAGAGATTGTGATGAAACGTGCATGGATTGTTGTGTTAGCTGTTGTTCTCACTCTCACAATGTCGTTTGCCCCCCATCTGCCTGCACAAGCAGAGTCTAAGTCGGAACTAGCACAGGCGAGTAAAGATCACATCATCGTCAAATTTAAAGAAAACACTTCCCAGAGCGTTATGAGTAGCCTGCACGAGAAAGAAGAATCGGAAGTTCTTTCGCGCAATGAAAAGTTGGGTTATGATGTGATCAAAGTAGAAGGCCAGACAGTGGAAGAGGCAATCGCTTCCTACGAACGTATGGAAAATGTAGAGTATGCGGAACCACGGATCGTGTATGAAGCGTTTTGGACTCCTGACGATCCCTATTACGCTTCGGATCAGTATGGTCCGCAAAATATGGATGCAGAGGCTGCTTGGGATATAACCCGTGGTGATAGCAGTATCAAAGTAGCTGTGGTAGATACAGGAGTGCAGGATGACCATCCAGATTTGTCTAATCAAGTATCGCAAGGTTATGACTTCGTAGATAACGACGGTAACGCTTACGATGAACAAGGTCACGGTACGCACGTGGCAGGTACGATTGCTGCTACCACCAATAATGGGAAAGGCGTTGCGGGTGTAGCCCCCGATGTGAGCATCATGGCGGTACGAGTACTGGATTCTAATGGATCGGGATATAACGATTGGGTGGCAAGTGGAATTGAGTATGCGGCTACGAATGGTGCGCATGTGATCAATTTGAGCCTTGGTGGATCTAGTTCCTCCCAAGTGGTCAAAGACGCGGTGGAATACGCATGGGAGCAAGGTTCGGTAGTGATTGCTGCGGCTGGTAATTCCAATACTTCCTCCCCTTCTTATCCCGCCTATTACGAAGAGTCGATTGCTGTGGCAGCTGTGGATGCAAATGATAACCGTGCCTCCTTTTCCAACTATGGAAGCTGGGTAGATATTGCTGCTCCCGGGGTGAATATTATCTCGACTCAGCTGGGCGGAGGCTATGTCAAATACAGTGGAACCTCGATGGCAGCTCCGCATACAGCAGGAGCGGCGGCCTTACTGTCTTCACAAGGAATGAATAATGCTGAGGTGCGCGCGGCATTAGAAAATAATGCAGATGCCATTCCGGGTACAGACAACTACTGGCAGAATGGCCGGGTCAATATGTACCGTGCATTGACTGGAGATGACGATGGTGGTGGCGGTGATGATGAGGATACTTTCGAACCTAACGACAGTATCGCTACCGCTTATGGACCTATCAACTCGGGTGAAGAGTATGAAAGCTTCATCTTTGATGGCAGTGATGAGGATTACTACAAGTTGGAAGCAGCTGCAGGCACCATTAACATTAGCTTGAAGTCACTGCCGGGCGACTATGATCTCTATCTCTACAATGCATCAGGTTCTAGAGTGGCCCGATCGTGGAATGGCTCTACTTCAGACGAGTCGATTTCCTATGATGCAGCGGCAGGAACGTACTACATCCGTGTAGTGGGATGGAATGGGGCATCTAGTAAATCTGACTCCTATTTGTTGAAAGCGACGTTTACATCCGATGATGGTGGGGGAGAGGGAGACTGGTATTATGAAGATAAACGCTTCGATACCGATCATCCTTATTCTAACTACTACAATAAATCCCACACCTATACCAAGTCGGGAGCAAGTAAGGTAGCTCTCTACTTCAGTCGCTTTGAAACTGAGTCAAACTATGATTTTGTCTATATCAAAGATAAAAATGGGACTACAAAAGAGACTTTTGATGGAGACTTGGAACCGTTTTGGGTGATCGTTGATGGTGACAAGATTACCGCTAACTTGGTATCTGATTTCTCCATCACCGATTATGGTTATTCCATCACGGAAGTGGCTTACTTTATTGAAGGAGAGGCGCCAACAAAGGCGAGTAAGAAGTCGAAGCATCCGATAAAGTAGATAGAGGTAAGTAGGTGGAGTGCCCCCTGCCATATGGCAGGGGGCTATTTATATGGGGATAGCACTTTTAAAAGAACGGAATATAGGTTTGGGTACTATAAAATTTAGGTCTGCCACACCGTCTACTCTTTCGCTACCATGAAAGGGAATCATCCTTTTGAACCAAGTACCTTAAATAGAAAGGGGAATGAATATGAGACTTCTCATCAGCAAGGTTGTGACCGCAATTCCGTTATACGGGCTTATTATTTGGTTTTATCACTTTAGTTATCTCGCTTTTATCTTAGCGACGCTCACCTTTTTCTGCGCCTTGCCATTATCTCTATTATTAGATATGGGGACGGAAGAGACTTCACTTCCTGCAATTTACTCTTTCTTTTGGCACCTCATTATCTCGCTACCTTTTACGATTTTCCTCGGTGTATATGCCCCGATGTGGGTGCTTAGTTTTTGGTTATCGGAGCGGATGTTACGATTGCCGTTAATGATATGGTGGAGGGGGAGGGTTATGCTATGATTCACCTTCTGAGAAAATCGCTGCTAGTTTGATCTTGTTTTTCTGCAGTCGCCATGTATGTTCTCTACTTAGATGATGATTTCTTTGATACGCTCTCACGTTCAGTTGTTATCCTGTTCATTGTTTGCTTTATCTATGGTTGAGTCGTCTCTTTTGTGGCTGATGTTGAAAGCTGGAATTTCATTTTTAGTACATACTTTTGGTTCTATGTTCTTGGTCATCTTCATGGTACTTGCTTATAACTTCTTCGTAGTAGTTGTGTTAGGTAGTATCCTTTATACCTTTATTATTAGCATAGTGGTAAAATTTGGGCTTTTACCTATTCAAAAGGTGTGGATTTGGTTTTGGTTTATTCCTTTTACCGCAATATTTCTTCACTCTAATAAGATGTTACTTGCTAAGAAGAATCAACAGCATGTAGCTAAACTTACACACAAGGGGGAGTAATGGAATATGGTGATTACAGCTGAATCAAGATGACTTTGATGGAGGAGTTGAGCTCTCATTATGGATAGATCCTTGTTGTTTGTAGCCAAAGAGAAGAAGGAAGAGGATCAACATGTAGTTATTGCTGAACAAGACGCAGTTAACTTTACATTTCATCTAGATCGCATCCATATGCGATTTGATACGGATAAAGGAGAGAGAGTACTTACTTTTCGCCTCTTAGCTGAAAGTGCAGATACCGAGATGTATGTGGGGCCGCAGGGGGAAAGTGTGATTTATAAAGAGGTATGGCCTGGAATTGACTTGATCTTTACGGGTACGGAAGAGCACCTCAAATATGATGTGGCAGTGCAGCCAGGGGCATGTGTAGATCAGATTCGCTTTCGATACGAAGGGGGAACATCTTCTACCGTAGATGAGCATGGCGATCTGTATGTTCATACATCGAGCGGCGTACTTCGTGAAGGCAAGCCGATCAGTTTTCAGTGGAGCGAAGGGAAGAGGCAGACGATTCCAACAGCTTTTCGCTTGTTTGAAGATGGAAGTATGGGATTTGAGGTTAGCAAATATGATCCCGCACAGCTGCTTCTTATCGATCCAGTCGTGTTTTATTCTACCTTTCTCGGGGGGAGTAGCACTGACCAGGGAAGTGGAATCGCGGTAGATACAGAGGGGAATGCGTATGTGGCGGGTATAACTTCTTCCACAGATTTTCCGACGACGACAGGGGCATTTCAGACAACATTTGTGGGAGGCCCTTCAGATGTATTTGTTACTAAGATTAATGAAGCCGGAACGTCGCTAGTGTACTCCACCTTCTTGGGAGGAACAAGTGGAGAAACCACACTTCCTATAAATGGGATTTCAGTAGATGCGATGCGAACGGTGTTTGTAGCAGGACAAACGTTATCCTCTGACTTTCCGACGACGACAGGCGCATTTCAAACCATCTTCGGTGGGTTAGTGGATGGCTTTGTTACTCGACTTAATTCTACTGGTTCCTCTCTTATATATTCTACTTTCCTAGGAGGAAGTGGCTCTGATGTTGCAACAGATCTAGCATTAAACGGGTTAGGAAATGCGTATATAACAGGGATTACTAACTCTACAGATTTTCCAACCACATCTATGGCGTTCCAAACTGTTTTGGCGAGTGCGGCAGAGGATGCTTTTGTCACAAGATTAAACTCTGCTGGCAGTGCTCTGGTTTATTCCACTTACTTAGGAGGAAGCTTAGCCGACAGAGGCTTAGGCATCGCTGTGGATAGTGAGAATAATGCCTATGTAGTGGGTTTTACCGAGTCGACTAATTTCCCGATAACGACGGGTGCCTTTCAGACGGTTCTTACCGGAGGAACGGATTCAGATGGATTTGTTAGCAAACTGAATGCACTGGGAACTTCGCTTATCTATTCCACTTATCTAGGGGGGAGCGCCAGTGATGACGCTAGTGGAATTGACCTCGATGGTGCCAATAATGCTTATGTGACTGGAACAACCAGCTCAACCGATTTTCCGACGACACCAAACGCGTTTCAACCATCCATTGCAGGGTCGGATGATGCGTACGTGACGAAACTGAATGTAACGGGTAGTTCACTCGTGTATTCCACCTTCTTGGGGGGAAGCGAGAGTGACAATGGAATTAAGATCGCAGTCGATTCTTTTGGCGGAGCATGGGTTACAGGGGTTACCCGATCCACCAACTTTCCGCTCACATCAAACGCCTTTCAAGATAGTCTTAATGGAGAAGCAGACGCCTTTGTCACTCAAATAAGCTATTCTGGACAAGGGATTTCATTTTCTTCCTATCTGGGCGGAAGTGAGGGAGAGACTGGATTTGATGTTGCCATTGACCGCCAGGAGAATGCATATTTTACAGGGGTAACCGCGTCAACAGATTTTCCTGTTACCTTTCAAGCAGTCCAAACATTATTTGGCGGGCAGGCAGATGCATTTGTGACCAAAGTGGGTACGGTTACAACTGTCGGTCCAACCGGCCCCACTGGTGCAACTGGCCCCTCCGGCCCAACCGGTCCAACGGGAGCATCTGGAGCAGCTGGGGCAAGGGGACCGAGAGGACGTCGGGGCCCCAGAGGACCACGTGGCCCTCGTGGAACAGGTGCAGGCGAGTTGGGTTTGTAGGAGCATGGTAAGATGGAGGAAAAAGGGTCACTTGTAACTACAGAAAAGAGATGCGACTTATCTTTCCGCAATAATTCTTAGTTTTCCGTTCCTCTAATCGATGTATATTGTTGGGACAGTGGCTCATGCAATCGCCGCTATGGATATGTTCGGGAGGACATCTCCCATCCAGAAAAATGTAGCGATCAATAATGGAATGGCTGGAGGATAGCTTTGTTGAGGGCATTGCTGCATCCATCAACCTGATTATCACCGCCTCCAGCCTTATTGACCATGTTACTTAAACTTGCTCTTTACAACCATTTTGCCATTCATTTCTTTCCCGTACCCATAAGAACTATCGAAGCCAGATATAAGCCACTTTTTCTTTTCATCGAAATAGGTAAGGGTAACTTGTTTTTTGTTAATGTGTTCCACCAAAGGGTCGTCATCGTCATGGCTGTACTTACTATACTCCTCATATTTGGAGTGAAATTCTACTAACAACTTTACTTGATAACGATCACCTTCCTTGGTTAGTTCTACAGTCCCATAGTCGATGCGGGTTCCTATCGCTGACCCTTTAAAGGTTCGCTCAAATTCCTTCATATAATCAATATGCTTTATTTCATCGTTCAGTTCATCGTCTGCTAGGGTCGTGATTATATTGGCATTTCTCGTTTTACGGGCTTCGATCCACTGCTTTGTGTAATCGTTAATCAATTTTGTAATGGGTTTCTGTGATTTTTTATCACTGAATGGATGGGGAGTGATATCTATATCTTTGGTGTCCTCATCTATAGTCTTGGTTGGACTCTTGCATGTTCCCCATGGGCATTTCATTTCTCCGTAAATCTTGATCGACCCATCCTTTGTGACTGGACCAAATTCCTTATATTCACTGACCTTGCCCACTTTCTTTCCATTGACATAGAAGGTTTCGTCTGTAAACTGTGAGCTAATGGTAACCATTTCGCCATTGAGGTTTAGGTTTGATGTTTCTGGCTTATTGTAATCTCCAAACAAAATAACCTCGTTTTCGGTACTCAGTTGAGCATACTCAAACTTTTTATCTGCACTCACTTGGTAAATACCAGGCATCACGGGACCATATGTATAGCTTAACTTCCCTTCTTTAGTTTTGAATACCTCTTTTCCCGCGACTTTTAGGTTCACCTCAGGAGAATTGGTCTTTAGCTTAATGTGATATGATCGTACGCCAATACTATACGAGTCAGGCAAGATGGGAATTTCGTTCTTTTTTACGTAGTATGGCCCTGCCTTTAGTAACTCTTTGGACGTCATCCCATTCCGGAAGTGCATAATGTCTTCCGAATCAGCGTAGTATGCGGCTTGTGCGTTTAGTATCTGTGAAATTCCAGAGTAGAATTGATCATGTTCCTGAGTATAATCTACAAATTGCTGGATTTGCTCTCTGTTAATTTCTATTTTGTCATCGTCGGATACAACCATATCCATGACGGTCTCGACATCCCCTTTTGCCAAAGCCATTTCAAATTCTCTGACCATCCTTTGTGGATCGGAGTGTCCATCCGACCCAAATATCAATAAAATAACGATAATAGCAAGAAGTCCGCCCAGTGGGTACAGCACTTTCTTGTTTTTCGAGATGAAAGGTGTCGCTTTTTCTTTTGTTTGAAATAACAATGCTTTTGCTTTCTCTATGTTCATCCCAATCCTCCTAATAGTAGTTAAAGTTACCTCTATATAATAATTAGATGGTGAATGCACAATTTCCTTTTAATATAGTAACATGAATATTTGAAAATATTTATATAAGTATTCGTGATTTTCCTAGTTTTTCTTTTTGAACACTGTGTTATTATGTGACGGTGTGGAAGGAGTAGTAGGGTATATGTTTACATTAAGAGGTGATCACCTCTTTTGGATAATTTACAATCAATTGTGGTATTATGTCCATGGAGCGCAAAACGGCAGGTATGTCAGCACCTATCGTTTATACGGAGAAGCATGGACACAGAACGGCGTAATGTCGAAGACATCAGGATAACCCATGAGAAAAGTAGTTCACCCCTTAGGTTTTGCCGACCAGTGGGCGAGCTACTTTTTTTACCATCCCTCCGATGGGTGAACTTTCAGCCTACGCCGCCCGTGGTCATTATGTCCAATTCTCGCAGACAATTATATTATCATTTTCTTCATACTAGAGGACGAATATTAAGAGATAAGAGAGCGTATGCTAGAGTAAACTCACGTTTAGAAAGAGCCGACAGGGGTCTTATATTCCCTACGGCTCTTTCCTATTTCAACGAGTCCTTCAGCTGTTTTCTCGGCTCTAACGCAGGAACCTTCCTAACAGGGGATTCGCCATAGAAGGTGACGACCACTAGCGAGAAAACGTATGTTCCTATACAATATAGGCAACTTGGTGATGGTGAGGGAGGGAGAAGAGATGCGAAAGATTATTCATATTGATATGGATGCCTTCTTTGCGGCAGTAGAGCAACGGGAGAATCCAGACTTACAGGGGAAGCCAGTAGTGATAGGCGGAGATCCTTATGCGCGCGGTGTGGTTGCCACCTGTTCATATGAAGCAAGGAAGTATGGTATTCATTCGGCTATGCCTTCCAAACAGGCACAAATACGTTGTCCACACGCAATCTTCATTCGTCCGCGTATGTCTTTGTACAAGGAAGTGTCACAGGAAGTGATGGAGATCTTTCATTCTTTTACCTCCTTAGTCGAGCCGTTATCACTAGATGAAGCGTATTTGGATGTAAGTGAGAATAAGGTGGGTATGCAATCTGCGACGTTGGTGGCACGCCAGATCAAAGAACGGATATGGGAAGAGCTGAAATTAACAGCTTCAGCAGGGGTATCCTACAATAAATTTATAGCGAAGCTGGCGTCAGGTTATCGGAAACCAGATGGATTAACCGTGATTACACCAGAGCAGGCGCAAGCCTTTCTCGATGCTGAGCCGATCCATCACTTTTGGGGGGTGGGCAAGGTAACAGCACAACAGCTAAAAGGGTATGGGATAGAGACAGGAGCGGATCTACGTCAATGGTCCAAAGAGAAATGCATGGAGGTATTGGGGAGTCGAGGGGAGCTACTCTACCGCTTTGTCAGGGGGGAAGATGAACGCCCTGTCAACCCCAAGCGAATACGTAAGTCGATTGGGCGGGAGACAACTTTGCAGGTGGATCTGACAGAGTGGGATGAGATATTCCCTATTCTAGAAACGTTAGTTTCTTCGTTAGAAGCTTACTTACTACAGAAGGGAGAACAAGCACAAGTGCTCGTACTCAAAGTGAAATTCCATGATTTTAAACAGATCACACGCAGATTAACGCTCCCAGAACCGATCAGTACAGTGCAAGAGATGATGTCTTACCTTCAACAAATGAGTAAAAGGGCTCCCTTAGAGGGGAAGAGTGTCAGATTAGTAGGTGTTACCTTGGCCGGCTTTGTGTCACGAAAGCGAGCGTATGAGCAGTTACGTTTATTTTAAGTGGGAGTAGGGGAGTGTTAATTTGAGGTTCCATCTTGGTTACATGCATCTACATTGGAATTCAAAGGTTTAATTTGTTCAAATACTTTACGGTCAGACTCACCTGTAAAGGGAGTAGCGGCATATTCTGCTTCTGTGCCATAATAAAAAGCTTCATACTGTATTCCCCGTTCTAAGAAAGCATGGTTACCCGTAGGATGATGTTGAATAGATTTTTCATCTGGACTCTGCTCAAACTTAAATAAAAGCTCACGTTTATCTCCATTTTCTAAGAGAAGAGTATATTCTAACCTACCTCCGAGGGTTAATTGCTTATGAGAGGTGCAAGTAAGAAACCAGTGCTTATCCTGGAAGTTGATGAGCCCCCATCCATTCTTCTCTTCAAGTGGAGGTGCTCCAGGAACACTCCCTACGACGTAATACCACCCTGACTCGTCAGAGAAGGTATAGCGTAAATGTTGTTTTTTATCAAAAACCCCTATTTCAAAGAGGATATATGTCGTTAGCGTAACGACAATGAGTAAGATAGGTAGATTCACATACCCCCACACTGATTTACTTCCCTCGTAGAGGGGTGACATTTCCTTTCTATTAAACTTCCATTTTACTAAAGCGCAATCAAACGCCCATATCCCCAATGTGAAAATAGGAGCATAAATGGATATGAGAAAGATAAAGGGAATTGAAGCGATTAAATGCCAGCAAAATGAGTAAAAAATAGGACGACCCACCTTTTTCATCTTGCGGTCTATCAGGTAGGAGATGGGTACCCCATAGATAAAAATCACAGCAGTGGAGATAATCGTCGCAATTGAGGCATACTCCACCATCAAAAAGACCCATAAAACAAATAACAAAAGGCTACCTATTAGTGCTGCCCATAGCTTTCTTTCAAACATAATGAACACCTGCTCTCTTCAACTGTGCTGTTACATTCATCGTAGCAGGTGAGAAAGGGGGAGAGCAGTTCTAACTTTTATAGTACGGAACAAATGTTTGAAACACAGAATAAGAACCCGTTTAATTAAAACTTTCCTTGTGGAGCAAAAAGAAGCGGAGGGTATAGTGGAGATATGTACCCATGATGAATAATACCCTAGGTATGTTACAATATTAGCTATTCAAATACGTTTAAAATGGGATGTGGCTTTGTGCAAATAGAAGTATGGTCCGACTTTGTCTGTCCTTTTTGTTACATTGGTAAAAGGAAGTTAGAGAAAGCTCTTCGTAACTTTGAACACAGGGAGAAAGTT contains:
- a CDS encoding S8 family serine peptidase, whose protein sequence is MKRMRKGFAVVLALALTCTMSFALVLSAEAKDQSSLMEEGRKHIIVKFKDNVSIQAMGSMHKKEGSKMLSRNDRLRYDVVEVHGQSVEDAIADYEKRADVEYAEPRIVYHTMWTPDDPYYASDQYGPQNMSAEGAWDITRGNSDVVVAVVDTGVQDDHQDLSQQVSQGYDFVDDDRNAYDEQGHGTHVAGTIAATTNNGKGVAGVAPDVSIMAVRVLDSNGSGYNDWVASGIEYAASNGADVINLSLGGSRSSQVVKDAVEFAWAQGAVVIAAAGNSNTSSPSYPAYYEESIAVAAVDSGDRKASFSNYGDWVDIAAPGVDIISTQLGGGYVKYSGTSMAAPHTAGAAALLASSGMNHTEIRAALENNADHIPGTGTSWQNGRVNILAALDGDGDDGGGEEDDPYEPNDSLADAYGPINSDQKYKSYIYDGSDEDYYKLKTSRSGTITVKLRSLPADYDLYLYDADGNMLDRSWNGGTSRETISYNGGAGTYYVKVVGWNGASSKTDTYRLKAIFNQ
- a CDS encoding PPC domain-containing protein, whose amino-acid sequence is MYRALTGDDDGGGGDDEDTFEPNDSIATAYGPINSGEEYESFIFDGSDEDYYKLEAAAGTINISLKSLPGDYDLYLYNASGSRVARSWNGSTSDESISYDAAAGTYYIRVVGWNGASSKSDSYLLKATFTSDDGGGEGDWYYEDKRFDTDHPYSNYYNKSHTYTKSGASKVALYFSRFETESNYDFVYIKDKNGTTKETFDGDLEPFWVIVDGDKITANLVSDFSITDYGYSITEVAYFIEGEAPTKASKKSKHPIK
- a CDS encoding SBBP repeat-containing protein gives rise to the protein MDRSLLFVAKEKKEEDQHVVIAEQDAVNFTFHLDRIHMRFDTDKGERVLTFRLLAESADTEMYVGPQGESVIYKEVWPGIDLIFTGTEEHLKYDVAVQPGACVDQIRFRYEGGTSSTVDEHGDLYVHTSSGVLREGKPISFQWSEGKRQTIPTAFRLFEDGSMGFEVSKYDPAQLLLIDPVVFYSTFLGGSSTDQGSGIAVDTEGNAYVAGITSSTDFPTTTGAFQTTFVGGPSDVFVTKINEAGTSLVYSTFLGGTSGETTLPINGISVDAMRTVFVAGQTLSSDFPTTTGAFQTIFGGLVDGFVTRLNSTGSSLIYSTFLGGSGSDVATDLALNGLGNAYITGITNSTDFPTTSMAFQTVLASAAEDAFVTRLNSAGSALVYSTYLGGSLADRGLGIAVDSENNAYVVGFTESTNFPITTGAFQTVLTGGTDSDGFVSKLNALGTSLIYSTYLGGSASDDASGIDLDGANNAYVTGTTSSTDFPTTPNAFQPSIAGSDDAYVTKLNVTGSSLVYSTFLGGSESDNGIKIAVDSFGGAWVTGVTRSTNFPLTSNAFQDSLNGEADAFVTQISYSGQGISFSSYLGGSEGETGFDVAIDRQENAYFTGVTASTDFPVTFQAVQTLFGGQADAFVTKVGTVTTVGPTGPTGATGPSGPTGPTGASGAAGARGPRGRRGPRGPRGPRGTGAGELGL
- a CDS encoding TcaA 3rd/4th domain-containing protein; the protein is MNIEKAKALLFQTKEKATPFISKNKKVLYPLGGLLAIIVILLIFGSDGHSDPQRMVREFEMALAKGDVETVMDMVVSDDDKIEINREQIQQFVDYTQEHDQFYSGISQILNAQAAYYADSEDIMHFRNGMTSKELLKAGPYYVKKNEIPILPDSYSIGVRSYHIKLKTNSPEVNLKVAGKEVFKTKEGKLSYTYGPVMPGIYQVSADKKFEYAQLSTENEVILFGDYNKPETSNLNLNGEMVTISSQFTDETFYVNGKKVGKVSEYKEFGPVTKDGSIKIYGEMKCPWGTCKSPTKTIDEDTKDIDITPHPFSDKKSQKPITKLINDYTKQWIEARKTRNANIITTLADDELNDEIKHIDYMKEFERTFKGSAIGTRIDYGTVELTKEGDRYQVKLLVEFHSKYEEYSKYSHDDDDPLVEHINKKQVTLTYFDEKKKWLISGFDSSYGYGKEMNGKMVVKSKFK
- the dinB gene encoding DNA polymerase IV yields the protein MRKIIHIDMDAFFAAVEQRENPDLQGKPVVIGGDPYARGVVATCSYEARKYGIHSAMPSKQAQIRCPHAIFIRPRMSLYKEVSQEVMEIFHSFTSLVEPLSLDEAYLDVSENKVGMQSATLVARQIKERIWEELKLTASAGVSYNKFIAKLASGYRKPDGLTVITPEQAQAFLDAEPIHHFWGVGKVTAQQLKGYGIETGADLRQWSKEKCMEVLGSRGELLYRFVRGEDERPVNPKRIRKSIGRETTLQVDLTEWDEIFPILETLVSSLEAYLLQKGEQAQVLVLKVKFHDFKQITRRLTLPEPISTVQEMMSYLQQMSKRAPLEGKSVRLVGVTLAGFVSRKRAYEQLRLF